A section of the Telopea speciosissima isolate NSW1024214 ecotype Mountain lineage chromosome 3, Tspe_v1, whole genome shotgun sequence genome encodes:
- the LOC122656466 gene encoding protein DEEPER ROOTING 1-like gives MKIFFNWMQTKLSGRAGSSNKPSGVSVNHQIRQEPPNEEFSDWPHGLLAIGTFGNNNLKEESESDNTQEDPSSSLELLEDFTPEEVGKLQKELTKLLSRKPVSNNESESTGESSNNLPLDKFLNCPSSLEVDRTNCTKFCDDLDDKDLPYQEHITSTTTVVLSKDKGTCLDSNTNNANAIKKRSVTFLLKKMFACRSGFAPAPTFTPCLRDPIPESRMEKLLRAILQKKIYPQSSTPTASMKKYLENRHMVGQDRKEDDLPEKAKDGSKWVKTDSEYIVLEI, from the exons ATCAAATCCGGCAAGAACCTCCAAATGAAGAATTCAGCGATTGGCCACATGGGTTGCTAGCAATTGGGACATTCGGAAATAACAATCTGAAAGAAGAATCAGAGAGTGATAATACTCAAGAAGATCCATCTTCATCACTAGAACTACTGGAAGATTTCACACCTGAAGAAGTTGGGAAATTACAGAAAGAGTTAACTAAGCTATTATCACGTAAACCTGTTTCCAATAATGAATCTGAATCAACAGGAGAAAGTAGTAATAATCTCCCCTTAGACAAATTCTTAAACTGCCCATCAAGCTTGGAGGTTGATAGAACAAATTGCACTAAATTCTGTGATGATTTAGATGATAAAGATCTTCCTTATCAAGAACATATTACCAGTACTACTACTGTGGTCTTGAGTAAAGACAAAGGCACCTGTTTGGATAGTAATACTAACAATGCAAATGCGATCAAGAAAAGATCTGTAACCTTTCTTCTTAAGAAGATGTTCGCTTGTAGAAGTGGATTTGCACCAGCTCCCACCTTCACTCCCTGTTTAAGAGATCCAATTCCAGAATCAAGAATGGAAAAG CTTTTGAGGGCAATTCTTCAAAAGAAGATATATCCACAAAGTTCTACTCCAACTGCATCAATGAAGAAATACCTGGAAAATAGACATATGGTGGGGCAAGACAGGAAGGAAGATGACTTGCCCGAAAAAGCGAAAGATGGCAGTAAATGGGTCAAGACAGACTCTGAAT ATATTGTTCTAGAGATCTAA